One genomic region from Neisseria weaveri encodes:
- a CDS encoding sigma-E factor negative regulatory protein, translating into MNTKDEDFEYVSAAMDGELSEDILDRLLADEDAQQRWREYHLIRDCLQKKDCLEYRSQLLNQQPFTAGEWFSDEVSNDESQAEDVSDSLANSESGYANKRAFNFFAMVASIVAITVVAWQLWVPGLSASQEVVATETEYHNKGILPSESQQLATDVVVDTGMVQYPNKNNPQEQQQYVVPSAVAQITDAKDAESRDVVHVEPLKVEQEELEVKAASSAM; encoded by the coding sequence ATGAATACGAAAGATGAAGATTTTGAATATGTGTCTGCCGCAATGGATGGAGAATTGTCTGAAGACATACTTGATCGATTGCTGGCAGATGAAGATGCACAGCAAAGATGGAGAGAATATCATTTAATTCGTGATTGTTTGCAGAAAAAAGATTGCTTGGAATACCGCAGTCAGCTTTTAAATCAACAACCGTTTACTGCAGGAGAATGGTTCTCTGATGAAGTAAGTAATGATGAGAGCCAGGCAGAGGATGTTTCGGATTCACTAGCAAACTCTGAATCGGGGTACGCAAATAAAAGAGCATTTAATTTTTTTGCGATGGTGGCCAGTATAGTTGCCATTACAGTTGTGGCTTGGCAATTGTGGGTTCCCGGTTTATCTGCTTCGCAGGAAGTTGTGGCTACTGAGACGGAATACCATAATAAAGGTATTTTACCGAGCGAATCTCAGCAGTTGGCGACAGATGTAGTGGTTGATACAGGTATGGTTCAGTACCCCAATAAAAATAACCCACAAGAACAGCAACAATATGTTGTGCCTAGTGCTGTTGCTCAAATTACAGATGCGAAAGATGCTGAAAGCAGAGATGTGGTTCATGTTGAGCCTCTGAAGGTTGAACAGGAAGAATTGGAAGTTAAAGCTGCTAGCAGTGCGATGTAA
- the fdx gene encoding ISC system 2Fe-2S type ferredoxin gives MPKVTILPHAELCPEGKIIDNAPEGQTICDLLLDNDIEIDHACEKSCACTTCHVIVRQGFDSLEEPSEIEEDLLDQAWGLEAESRLSCQAKVADEDLVVEIPKYTINHAREHH, from the coding sequence ATGCCGAAAGTAACCATACTGCCACACGCCGAACTCTGCCCCGAAGGCAAAATCATCGACAACGCCCCCGAAGGCCAAACCATCTGCGATTTGCTGCTCGACAACGACATCGAAATCGACCATGCCTGCGAAAAATCCTGCGCCTGCACCACCTGCCATGTGATCGTGCGCCAAGGTTTCGACAGCTTGGAAGAGCCGTCTGAAATCGAAGAAGACCTGCTCGACCAAGCATGGGGCTTGGAAGCAGAATCCCGCTTGAGCTGCCAGGCTAAAGTCGCCGATGAAGATTTGGTGGTGGAAATTCCCAAATACACCATCAACCATGCGCGCGAGCATCATTAA
- a CDS encoding HLGFF motif protein, whose amino-acid sequence MHYFSIHTLAGEHLGFLVMMADNEHENPPGSGYLTVKLQSEQAPKDEAAAQAVHACETVDSPLTWLLEKNGIALYGGTEPIGRIRNEYLTLHGQTLVLNDLTGMM is encoded by the coding sequence ATGCATTATTTCAGTATCCACACCTTAGCAGGCGAACATCTCGGTTTTTTGGTGATGATGGCCGACAACGAACATGAAAATCCGCCCGGAAGCGGATATTTGACCGTCAAACTGCAAAGCGAACAAGCTCCGAAAGACGAGGCAGCCGCCCAAGCCGTCCATGCTTGTGAAACCGTTGATTCTCCGTTAACTTGGCTGCTGGAAAAAAACGGCATCGCCCTATACGGCGGCACAGAGCCGATCGGCCGCATCCGCAACGAATACCTGACCCTGCACGGGCAAACTCTTGTATTAAACGATCTGACAGGAATGATGTAA
- a CDS encoding SDR family NAD(P)-dependent oxidoreductase, with the protein MKTILITGCSTGIGYDTAKQLHAMGWRVFAGCRRPEDVERLKHEGLADALKLDVTDSGNIRQVFQYIAETTGGHLDALFCNAGYGQAGAVEDISRHALREQFETNVFGAWECISEAMRLFRRQGHGRILVNSSILGFAAMPWRGAYNSSKFALEGMCDTLRHEVAGSNIFVSLIEPGPIATRFRPNALIKFKQHIDIENSVHQAAYQAQLNRLEAEGSVAPFTMSSPDCAAVCVKALTAGKPKARYLVTFPTILFWYLKRILPTFLLDRLQRGAVKGQGK; encoded by the coding sequence ATGAAAACCATCTTAATCACCGGCTGTTCAACCGGTATCGGCTATGATACGGCCAAACAGCTGCACGCTATGGGCTGGCGCGTATTTGCCGGCTGCCGCCGCCCCGAAGACGTAGAACGCCTGAAACACGAAGGCTTAGCCGACGCCTTGAAACTGGACGTTACCGACAGCGGCAATATCCGCCAAGTATTTCAATACATTGCCGAAACCACCGGCGGTCATTTAGACGCCCTATTCTGCAACGCCGGCTACGGGCAGGCCGGTGCGGTTGAAGATATTTCCCGACACGCCTTGCGCGAGCAATTTGAAACCAATGTTTTCGGGGCATGGGAATGTATCAGCGAAGCCATGCGCCTGTTCCGCCGGCAAGGACACGGGCGGATTTTGGTCAACAGCAGCATTCTAGGCTTTGCCGCCATGCCTTGGCGCGGTGCATACAACAGCAGTAAATTCGCACTCGAAGGTATGTGCGACACCTTAAGGCACGAAGTGGCAGGCAGCAATATTTTTGTCAGCCTGATTGAGCCCGGCCCGATTGCCACCCGATTCCGTCCCAACGCCTTGATTAAATTCAAGCAACATATCGACATCGAAAACAGCGTCCATCAAGCAGCCTACCAAGCCCAACTCAACCGCTTGGAAGCCGAAGGCTCGGTAGCACCGTTTACCATGTCCTCTCCCGATTGCGCTGCAGTATGCGTTAAAGCATTAACCGCCGGCAAACCCAAAGCGCGCTATTTGGTTACATTTCCGACTATTCTGTTTTGGTATCTCAAGCGTATACTGCCAACTTTCCTGCTTGACCGCTTACAACGCGGCGCAGTCAAAGGACAAGGAAAATAA
- a CDS encoding acetyl-CoA carboxylase carboxyltransferase subunit alpha encodes MKPVFLDFEQPIAELIKKIEELRFMQGESAVDISDEITRLQRKSADLTKSIFNKLTPAQVSQVSRHPQRPYTFDYIKAIFTDFEELHGDRHFADDHAIVGGLARFNGQSVVVIGHQKGRDTKEKIRRNFGMPRPEGYRKALRLMQMAEKFHLPVFTFVDTPGAYPGIGAEERNQSEAIGKNLYELTKLRVPVICTIIGEGGSGGALAIAVGDYVNMLQYSTYSVISPEGCASILWKTAEKAADAAQALGITADRLAKLNLIDRVIEEPMGGAHRNHEEMARRVKEVLAEQLRMAQDIPMPDLLTRRFDRIMAYGKFAEK; translated from the coding sequence ATGAAACCTGTTTTCTTGGATTTTGAACAACCCATTGCCGAATTAATTAAAAAAATTGAAGAACTGCGTTTTATGCAGGGTGAATCGGCTGTGGATATTTCAGATGAGATTACCCGTTTGCAACGTAAAAGTGCCGATTTGACCAAGTCGATTTTCAATAAATTGACGCCTGCGCAAGTATCGCAAGTTTCCCGGCATCCGCAACGTCCTTATACTTTTGACTATATCAAAGCAATTTTTACCGATTTCGAAGAGTTGCACGGCGACAGACATTTTGCAGACGATCATGCAATCGTCGGTGGTTTGGCGCGTTTTAACGGACAAAGCGTAGTGGTTATCGGTCATCAAAAAGGCCGGGACACCAAAGAAAAAATCCGTCGCAATTTCGGTATGCCGCGCCCTGAAGGTTATCGTAAGGCATTACGTTTGATGCAGATGGCGGAGAAATTCCATCTTCCGGTTTTTACCTTTGTAGACACCCCGGGAGCTTATCCCGGCATCGGTGCGGAAGAGCGCAACCAATCCGAAGCTATTGGCAAAAACTTATATGAGCTGACCAAATTGCGAGTGCCCGTTATTTGTACCATTATCGGTGAAGGCGGTTCAGGTGGTGCATTGGCGATTGCTGTTGGTGATTATGTGAATATGCTGCAATATTCCACTTATTCGGTAATCTCGCCTGAAGGCTGTGCGTCTATTTTGTGGAAGACGGCAGAAAAAGCGGCCGATGCTGCACAAGCTTTAGGTATTACCGCAGACCGTTTGGCCAAATTGAATTTGATTGATCGGGTGATTGAAGAACCTATGGGCGGTGCACATAGAAATCATGAAGAAATGGCCAGACGGGTTAAAGAAGTGTTGGCAGAGCAATTGCGTATGGCTCAAGATATTCCAATGCCGGATTTGTTGACGCGTCGCTTTGACCGTATTATGGCTTATGGAAAATTTGCAGAAAAATAA
- the rpoE gene encoding RNA polymerase sigma factor RpoE, whose translation MNDRKIDQALVERAQKGEKKAFELLVAKYQHRLIRLLARFIKDEHEVNDIAQDTLIKAYRALPSFRGESAFYTWLYRIGMNTAKNFLANSGKRPFISSDVANEDGDILSLADQLSDNHTPEAEMINREILQTVDEAVAKLPEDLKKTIIFREMEGLSYEEIAQIMDCPIGTVRSRIFRAREAIAQELRPLLDTSEDRRW comes from the coding sequence ATGAACGATCGTAAAATCGATCAGGCATTGGTAGAGCGTGCTCAAAAAGGTGAAAAAAAAGCATTTGAACTGTTAGTTGCGAAGTATCAACATAGGCTAATACGCCTGTTGGCACGTTTTATCAAAGATGAGCATGAAGTTAACGACATTGCTCAAGATACGTTAATCAAAGCTTACAGAGCCTTGCCTAGTTTTCGTGGCGAGAGTGCGTTTTATACATGGCTGTACCGCATCGGTATGAATACGGCTAAGAATTTTTTGGCTAATTCAGGAAAAAGACCCTTTATTAGCTCAGATGTTGCCAACGAAGACGGGGATATTTTAAGTTTGGCAGATCAGCTGTCAGATAATCATACCCCGGAAGCGGAAATGATTAACCGCGAAATATTACAAACAGTAGACGAAGCAGTCGCCAAGCTGCCGGAAGATTTGAAAAAAACAATTATATTCAGGGAAATGGAAGGTTTGTCTTATGAAGAAATTGCTCAGATTATGGATTGCCCCATCGGTACGGTTCGCTCCAGAATCTTCAGAGCTAGGGAAGCTATTGCCCAAGAGTTGAGGCCATTATTGGATACCTCGGAAGACCGAAGGTGGTAA
- the prmB gene encoding 50S ribosomal protein L3 N(5)-glutamine methyltransferase, with product MFTEAVQQLTTVRDILRFAVSRFNEAGLFFGHGTDNAHDEAAYLILHTLNLPLDSLEPYLDAKLLNAEKENLLGLIERRVNERLPVAYLTNQAWQGEFDFYVDERVIVPRSFIYELLGDTIRPWIEYDELVHRALDLCTGSGCLAIQMAHHYPAAEIDAVDLSLDALEVAAINIEDYGLEDRINLIHTDLFEGLEGTYDLIVSNPPYVDAESVEALPEEYLHEPELALGSGEDGLDATRQILLYAAKYLNPKGVLLVEIGHNRDVLEAAYPELPFTWLETSGGDGFVFLLTREQLLGEE from the coding sequence ATGTTTACAGAAGCCGTACAACAACTGACCACCGTCCGCGACATCCTGCGCTTTGCCGTCAGCCGTTTTAACGAAGCCGGACTGTTTTTCGGCCACGGAACCGACAACGCACACGATGAAGCAGCCTATCTGATCCTGCACACGCTAAACCTGCCCTTAGACAGTTTGGAACCCTATCTCGACGCCAAACTGCTAAACGCTGAAAAAGAAAACCTGCTCGGCCTGATCGAGCGTCGCGTTAACGAGCGGCTGCCCGTTGCCTACCTGACCAATCAAGCTTGGCAAGGCGAATTCGACTTTTATGTCGACGAAAGAGTCATTGTGCCTCGTTCATTCATTTACGAGCTGCTCGGCGACACCATCCGCCCGTGGATCGAATACGATGAGTTGGTGCACCGAGCCTTAGATTTATGCACCGGCAGCGGCTGTCTGGCCATTCAAATGGCACACCACTACCCTGCCGCAGAAATTGATGCCGTCGATTTAAGTTTGGACGCCCTGGAAGTTGCCGCCATCAATATCGAAGACTATGGTTTGGAAGACCGAATCAATCTGATTCACACCGATTTATTCGAAGGTTTGGAAGGCACATACGACCTGATTGTTTCCAATCCTCCCTATGTTGATGCGGAATCGGTCGAAGCCCTGCCGGAAGAATACCTGCACGAACCCGAACTGGCTTTGGGCAGCGGCGAAGACGGCTTGGATGCCACAAGGCAAATCCTGCTGTATGCCGCCAAATACCTTAATCCCAAAGGCGTACTACTGGTGGAAATCGGCCACAACCGCGATGTTCTCGAAGCTGCCTATCCTGAACTGCCGTTCACTTGGTTGGAAACCAGCGGCGGAGACGGATTTGTCTTTCTGTTAACCAGAGAACAATTGTTAGGCGAAGAATAA
- the ccoS gene encoding cbb3-type cytochrome oxidase assembly protein CcoS, whose product MESVFILIPISIILAFIIAYFFWWSGKSGQFDDLEGPAHRILMDDDSTDRTPSQEKDTADEFKK is encoded by the coding sequence ATGGAAAGCGTATTTATCCTGATCCCCATCAGTATTATTCTGGCTTTTATCATTGCTTATTTTTTCTGGTGGTCCGGTAAAAGCGGTCAATTTGATGACCTGGAAGGCCCCGCACACCGGATTTTGATGGATGACGATTCGACCGACCGTACACCGTCTCAAGAAAAAGATACCGCCGATGAATTTAAAAAGTAA
- a CDS encoding manganese efflux pump MntP: MNLYTLSILAFAMSVDAFAASIAKGAACNCNCLTLRRVGRTALIFGVIETITPLIGWLGGSAAKPFIAEWDHWVAFILLLGLGGKMIYGTLSDQEESGENTGKNGFLLTVITAIATSIDSMIVGVGLAFVEVNIWLAAFMIGTTTTLMSATGMVLGRSFGKAVGKRAEVLGGIVLIVIGSSILIEHLELLA; the protein is encoded by the coding sequence ATGAACCTCTACACCCTAAGCATTCTGGCCTTTGCCATGTCTGTCGACGCCTTTGCCGCCTCGATAGCCAAAGGCGCCGCCTGCAACTGCAATTGCCTGACCTTGCGGCGCGTCGGCCGTACGGCACTGATTTTCGGCGTTATCGAAACCATTACGCCCTTAATCGGCTGGCTGGGCGGCTCGGCAGCCAAACCCTTCATCGCCGAATGGGACCACTGGGTCGCCTTTATCCTGCTGCTGGGTTTGGGCGGCAAAATGATTTACGGCACTTTATCCGACCAAGAAGAAAGCGGCGAAAACACAGGGAAAAACGGTTTCCTGCTCACCGTCATTACCGCCATCGCCACCAGCATCGATTCCATGATTGTCGGCGTCGGCCTCGCCTTTGTCGAAGTCAACATCTGGCTGGCGGCCTTTATGATCGGCACCACCACCACATTAATGTCCGCCACCGGCATGGTTTTGGGTCGTTCGTTTGGCAAAGCCGTGGGCAAACGCGCCGAAGTGTTGGGCGGCATCGTGCTGATCGTGATCGGCTCGTCGATTCTGATCGAACATTTGGAACTGCTTGCCTGA
- a CDS encoding RNA-binding S4 domain-containing protein: protein MKQHNDHSSSMRLDKWLWAARFFKTRALAQKHIELGRVMVNGAKVKNSKNISVGDTIDLTLNSLPYKISVKALNHQRRPAPEARLLYEEDMKTAELREQQKLLDQASRVSAAYPDGRPTKRDRRQIEKLKRGDW, encoded by the coding sequence ATGAAACAACACAATGACCACTCATCATCTATGCGCTTAGACAAATGGCTGTGGGCAGCACGCTTTTTCAAAACCCGTGCTTTAGCGCAAAAGCACATCGAGCTTGGACGGGTTATGGTTAACGGAGCCAAAGTCAAAAACAGCAAAAATATCAGCGTAGGCGACACCATCGACTTAACCCTAAACTCACTTCCCTACAAGATATCTGTAAAAGCACTCAACCATCAACGCCGCCCAGCCCCGGAAGCACGACTGCTATATGAAGAAGATATGAAAACAGCCGAATTACGCGAACAGCAAAAGCTGCTGGATCAGGCTTCTAGAGTCAGTGCTGCTTATCCTGACGGTCGTCCAACCAAGCGCGACCGCCGTCAAATCGAAAAATTGAAAAGGGGAGACTGGTAA
- a CDS encoding MFS transporter: MNLKSNLGFAAEKRFSALFATQFLGAFNDNIFKTALFVMISFYGLGNNDWLPAGQMLNLGALLFILPYFLFSALSGQLSTKFNKACLARVVKLLEIVVMSVAAYGFYIQSAPLLLFCLFCMGTQSTLFGPLKYAVLPDYLNDRELIMGNSLIESATFIAILLGQILGTGMAGLPPHWVGVIVVSIAVSGTVASLFMPSVAAKEPDMRIQANIVKNTKDLLKQTFAQRELYTAVIGISWFWLVGSVYTTQLPTFTQIHLGGNDNVFNLMLALFSIGIAIGSILCAKISKQHLNLKLVSVGTIGLTVCGLILVWLTHGERFTQLQGIVWFLSQAKAYPVILTMTAIGFFGGFFSVPLYTWLQTASSDVFRAHAIAANNIVNGLFMVTAALISALLLFLFDSITLLYLFVALGNIPLMLYLWKLEPRFIKSR; this comes from the coding sequence ATGAATTTAAAAAGTAATTTGGGCTTTGCGGCAGAAAAACGCTTTTCCGCTTTGTTTGCCACCCAGTTTCTCGGCGCATTCAACGATAATATCTTTAAAACCGCGCTGTTCGTGATGATCAGCTTTTACGGTTTGGGAAACAATGATTGGCTGCCTGCCGGCCAAATGCTGAATCTCGGTGCCCTACTGTTTATTCTGCCTTATTTCCTGTTTTCAGCCTTGTCCGGCCAATTGAGTACCAAATTCAATAAAGCCTGCTTAGCCCGTGTAGTCAAACTGCTGGAAATCGTGGTAATGAGTGTGGCAGCTTACGGCTTTTATATCCAATCCGCGCCGCTGCTGCTGTTTTGCCTGTTTTGCATGGGTACGCAATCCACCCTGTTCGGCCCCCTTAAATACGCCGTTCTGCCCGACTATCTTAATGACAGAGAATTAATCATGGGCAACAGTCTGATTGAGTCGGCAACATTTATCGCTATCCTGCTCGGCCAGATTCTCGGTACCGGCATGGCAGGCCTGCCTCCGCATTGGGTCGGTGTCATTGTTGTTTCCATTGCCGTTTCCGGCACCGTTGCCAGCCTGTTTATGCCATCGGTTGCCGCCAAAGAACCCGACATGCGGATACAGGCAAATATAGTCAAAAACACCAAAGATTTACTAAAACAAACCTTTGCCCAACGCGAACTCTACACAGCCGTTATCGGTATATCATGGTTTTGGCTTGTCGGCTCGGTTTACACCACCCAACTGCCGACTTTCACCCAAATCCATTTGGGCGGCAACGATAATGTATTCAACCTGATGCTGGCTTTATTTTCCATAGGCATTGCCATCGGCTCTATCTTGTGTGCCAAAATCAGCAAGCAACATTTAAACCTCAAATTGGTAAGCGTCGGCACAATAGGGCTGACCGTATGCGGTTTGATATTGGTGTGGCTGACTCACGGGGAACGCTTCACCCAACTGCAAGGGATCGTGTGGTTTTTATCCCAAGCCAAAGCATATCCTGTCATCCTGACCATGACCGCCATCGGCTTTTTCGGCGGCTTTTTCTCCGTACCGCTTTATACTTGGCTGCAAACTGCCAGCAGCGATGTTTTCCGTGCCCATGCCATTGCCGCCAACAATATTGTCAACGGCTTGTTTATGGTTACAGCCGCCCTAATCAGCGCCTTGCTGCTGTTTTTATTTGACAGCATTACCCTGCTGTATTTATTTGTGGCTTTAGGCAATATTCCGCTCATGCTGTATTTATGGAAACTCGAGCCGCGATTTATTAAATCGCGTTGA
- the tilS gene encoding tRNA lysidine(34) synthetase TilS: MVNVDILPESVKCLLDTVRQEFLAADIKYASIEVALSGGVDSVVLLHILSCLKEELGFKLYAVHINHGLQHCADEWVDFCKKLCGKFDVPLRVEKVTVSKDGLGVEAAARRERYRVFGHSSAKVLAMAHHRDDQVETFILAALRGGGTRALSAMPKWRKLTEHLVAWRPLLDVSRSELESYAAECSLNYVEDPSNGDSTYLRNWVRHQLMPVLHDRVPFIKQHILHSVSALQNELALLDEVIQEDFKYIMQPGFFDVVRWRKLSELRKKQQLKFFVKQCALGYCRGDSVADFSRVLSEIGNCSALWKLPEGEIYAYANRLFILRNGWQSEYRWLSCPLHFDKTRQNLMQDYGFVLSVSKLGLSREGIKRIKSIRAVNSVDSLNLTVCRKNIVKILKERKVPPFIRHKWPVLVDENDRCIAVANIAVDHSHAVDNGFLPVFESLNQFIVEPKSKFGVY; this comes from the coding sequence ATGGTAAACGTAGATATCCTTCCTGAATCGGTTAAATGCTTGCTTGATACGGTAAGGCAGGAGTTTTTAGCTGCCGATATCAAATATGCAAGTATAGAAGTGGCATTGAGCGGCGGGGTCGACTCGGTGGTGTTGCTGCATATTTTGTCTTGCTTAAAAGAAGAGTTGGGATTTAAGTTATATGCTGTGCATATAAATCACGGTTTGCAGCATTGTGCTGATGAGTGGGTAGATTTTTGCAAAAAGCTATGCGGAAAATTTGATGTTCCACTAAGAGTAGAAAAGGTAACAGTTTCTAAGGATGGTTTAGGAGTTGAAGCGGCTGCCCGTCGTGAGCGTTACCGGGTTTTTGGGCACAGTAGCGCAAAAGTTTTAGCTATGGCACATCACCGCGATGATCAGGTGGAAACCTTTATCTTGGCGGCATTGCGAGGTGGAGGCACGCGTGCATTATCCGCTATGCCTAAATGGAGAAAGCTTACCGAACACTTGGTTGCATGGCGCCCGTTGTTGGATGTATCGAGATCAGAACTTGAATCTTATGCAGCAGAATGCTCACTGAACTATGTTGAAGATCCGAGTAATGGTGATAGCACTTATTTGCGAAACTGGGTGCGCCACCAATTGATGCCGGTATTGCATGACAGGGTGCCTTTTATCAAGCAGCATATTTTGCACAGTGTTTCTGCTTTACAGAATGAATTGGCTTTGTTGGATGAAGTCATTCAGGAAGACTTTAAGTATATTATGCAACCAGGTTTTTTTGACGTCGTTCGTTGGCGTAAATTGAGTGAGTTGCGAAAAAAACAACAGTTAAAGTTTTTTGTGAAACAGTGTGCTTTGGGATATTGTAGGGGTGATAGTGTTGCTGATTTTTCGCGTGTTTTGAGTGAGATAGGTAACTGTTCGGCTCTTTGGAAGCTGCCTGAGGGTGAGATTTATGCGTATGCTAACCGGTTATTTATTTTAAGAAATGGTTGGCAAAGTGAGTACAGATGGTTAAGCTGCCCATTGCATTTTGATAAGACAAGACAAAATCTTATGCAAGATTATGGGTTTGTTTTAAGTGTGAGTAAATTGGGTTTGAGTCGGGAAGGAATAAAGCGTATTAAGTCTATTCGTGCTGTCAATTCCGTTGATTCATTAAATTTAACCGTTTGTCGTAAAAATATTGTAAAAATCCTGAAAGAACGCAAAGTACCACCATTTATCAGACATAAGTGGCCTGTATTGGTGGACGAAAATGACAGGTGTATCGCGGTGGCGAACATCGCTGTTGATCACAGTCATGCGGTGGACAATGGTTTTTTACCTGTATTTGAGAGCCTTAACCAGTTTATCGTGGAACCAAAATCAAAGTTTGGCGTCTATTAG
- the iscX gene encoding Fe-S cluster assembly protein IscX encodes MKWTDTQRIAEELYDTHGDIDPKTIRFTHLRELILALPDFDDDPARCGEKILEAVQQAWIDEAE; translated from the coding sequence ATGAAATGGACCGACACCCAACGCATTGCCGAAGAACTCTACGACACCCACGGCGATATCGACCCGAAAACCATCCGCTTCACCCACTTGCGCGAGCTGATTCTCGCCCTGCCCGATTTTGACGACGACCCTGCCCGTTGCGGCGAAAAAATCCTCGAAGCCGTGCAGCAGGCTTGGATTGACGAAGCGGAATAA
- the ruvB gene encoding Holliday junction branch migration DNA helicase RuvB, giving the protein MLQTDNLTANPSQRIITAQKISSQEELLERALRPKTLEDYIGQKKAKEQLAIFIEAAKKRGEALDHTLLFGPPGLGKTTLAHIISKELGVNLRQTSGPVLERAGDLAALLTNLEPHDVLFIDEIHRLSPVVEEILYPALEDYQLDIMIGEGPAARSVKIDLPPFTLIGATTRAGMLTNPLRDRFGIVARLEFYENQDLSTIVKRSAQLLQLNMETEGAMEIAKRSRGTPRIANRLLRRVRDYAEVKNSGIINAQIADSALSMLDVDAAGLDLMDRKFLEAILYKFSGGPVGLENIAAAIGESTDTIEDVIEPYLIQQGFLQRTPRGRTATEICYNHFGLKNQPE; this is encoded by the coding sequence ATGCTGCAAACCGATAATCTGACTGCAAACCCGTCCCAACGCATCATTACCGCACAAAAAATCTCCAGCCAAGAAGAATTGCTGGAGCGCGCATTGCGGCCCAAAACCTTAGAAGACTATATCGGACAAAAAAAAGCCAAAGAACAACTGGCCATCTTTATCGAAGCAGCCAAGAAACGCGGCGAGGCTTTAGACCATACTTTATTATTCGGCCCGCCCGGACTAGGCAAAACCACTTTGGCACACATTATTTCAAAAGAATTGGGAGTTAACCTGCGCCAAACCAGCGGTCCCGTCTTGGAGCGCGCAGGCGATTTGGCCGCACTGCTGACCAATCTCGAACCACACGACGTACTGTTTATCGACGAAATTCACCGGCTCAGCCCGGTTGTTGAAGAAATTCTCTATCCCGCACTTGAAGACTACCAGCTCGACATTATGATTGGCGAAGGCCCGGCCGCACGTTCGGTTAAAATCGATCTTCCCCCCTTTACCCTAATCGGTGCCACCACCCGGGCAGGCATGCTGACCAACCCGTTACGCGACCGCTTCGGCATTGTAGCCCGCTTGGAGTTTTACGAAAATCAAGACCTTTCCACTATCGTAAAACGCTCCGCCCAATTACTGCAGCTCAATATGGAAACAGAAGGCGCTATGGAAATCGCCAAACGCAGTCGAGGAACCCCCAGAATAGCTAACCGTTTACTCCGCAGGGTGCGCGATTATGCCGAAGTCAAAAACAGCGGCATCATTAATGCCCAGATAGCAGACTCAGCCTTAAGCATGTTGGATGTCGATGCAGCAGGCCTGGATTTAATGGACAGAAAATTCTTGGAAGCGATTCTATATAAATTCAGCGGCGGGCCCGTCGGCCTCGAAAATATCGCAGCAGCTATCGGAGAGTCTACCGACACCATTGAAGATGTCATCGAACCCTACCTTATTCAGCAAGGCTTCCTCCAACGCACTCCACGGGGGCGGACGGCCACGGAAATATGCTATAACCATTTCGGCTTGAAAAACCAACCTGAATAA